ATACAACAGTACTGTAAGACTTAAGAAAGAGTTATAAAAGAGGGTTTGATTGAGCTAAATCTTTGCACTCATATGTGCAACTTGCAAAAGCAAAAATGTAGAATCCCAAATCCTCTTTGAAGAATccggatttttgtaattttatgaccACCAGTATCACTTACAACTAGGCAAAATCCGCGAGGCTGAAGGGATTTTCTAAAGTAGTATATTTAGGAAAACTCCTAAAGGTATAGTATTCTCAATGCCTCTCTCCCTCCATTTTTACACTCTGCTTCAGTccacaaaaaaaaataagtgtGCAAATAGGTTTATGTTTGGGAGAGAACAACAGAAGAATCCTAAAATGTGTAATTATGTATTTTCACCATATCTTCTACAAATTTCATACAGTAATCGAGAAAGCAGTCATGCGTCCACTCTAGCTATGCCCAATAGTCGTATGCATCTTTTTCAAAGCTGCCTTTGCACCTTCTTGCAGACATCGCATAACAAGGAGCTTCATGAGAGTTGCACAGGTAAGGAGTTTCCAAATGATAAATACGAATATGGATTAGGAGTTGATCACTGACATTCAGGCGTGCAATACTTATCACATCAACCAGTAACTTAACCTCCCCAGCAAAATAAGCTTCACTTCAGTCATGTACTGCTGAAGTCAGCAACTCATTTAAATAGCCCTTTTGTATCGCAAGAACATATTGGCACAACCTTTAAGTTGATAAGATTTCTAGCTTTGTGGACATAGTAGTTTTATTTTGGGCTAACCTTACTGAAGTTGGTCCTTCGTGTGTCAAACTCCATCTTTTACATCTGGTCGTGAGAGTCTCAGAGGACACCCAGATCTTGAAATCTTTGTTTTTTACATATACCTTTGTAAGCTGGAAACACCCAAACTCTACCAGTCAGCCATCATACAAATCATCACAAAATTTATCCAGACTTTCTGAATGGCAGGAATGGTGCCGATAAAAAGTGATTATGCCTGATTTGTCTTTTGCTAAAGAAATGCTTGCCGGATTCAGAGTGTTAAAACTCAGGCCGATTTCCGACCTATCTTCCTTCTGAGATATTTTTAACAGAATGGCCACCTCTGAATTTTCTGCCTGCCTAAAAGTTGTCAAATGTCCTATGATGTCTATCCTGGCTTCTGGCCTGTTGTGATGCGGCTGATGGATCACACTGTCTTCAGAGTCAGCAGGAGGCTTCCTGTAGAATTGGTGGAACCCCACTTCACTTGTTCAAGATGCCTCACAAAGGAGGGGACAGTGGGTCCCTTCTGGGAAACCATCAATGTAACATGTAGTTTGCTTAAGGGTAACACGAGCTCCAGTGCACCTCACTTGTATCCCTCCCGGACAACCATATCATAGACAATCGTTCGGTCAAAGTGCCTCATTCTTGTGCATACATTTGTGGATCTAAACAGTCTTTGCCTCAAGCATCACTTCAGAGTCTCCATTGACCTTATCACACTCCATGTCGAATACACCCCACAGTTCTGTCCTATTTCCCCAGACATTTAAAGTTTGCTCCCAAACATTGGCATGATCTTTGATTCAAAGAGACCCTTCATCACTCGGGTTAACACTACCAGTAAAAGTGTCATCTACCCCCTCATCTTCTTGGGATCGCCAGCTCCTTCTGGTGTGCCAGTGAACTGCTCTTCACCTCAAAGTGGCTCAGCTACACACTGACTACCACAATAGAGCTGATGATCGGATCCAACCAGAATGATGGGCATGGAGCTCAAACCTTTCTTGTCCAGCACATCCTCTGCCAAAGAATAACTAATCACATTTCATCTGCTTTGATGGCACACCACCGGCTACCATTCACACAGGGGGTTGAACTTAAAACCCATCCGCCTTCAATGTAAGGACCTGCAAAGCTAAACCAGAGGTATCGTCTAAATAGCTACTAACATACCACCTGATAGACACTGAAAGTTGCCTCCCAAAACCACTACTCACTGAATCTGACTAGGAATATGAGACGTTAAGTGACTTACAATTTCAACAGTTTGCAGAGTATGAGGCTAGCAAaggtttttttatttgtattattattgttaaaaaataaataaacacaaggtGGGACTGCTCAGCTGTAGCACGGAACTGTCCCTGCTGTTGTGAGGGGCTGCATGCGGGCTGCTGCAGTCCTCCGCCAGGACCATGTGTACCAGAATGGATGTATGGTACTACTCTTTTTATTATTGTTGTCTTTATTGCTCCATGGGTTTTGGTTCCAAACCTTGAACAACAGTATTGTACATTCAGTGTAAAATAAATTCACATTAggatccaaatggagccggcggtgttgcggccgtgcaacgggtgcagttgcacccgtcgcgcaaaagcagcactgtgcccccaggggccccacgactccctgtaccgccagccttttcctggtggttcaaaccgccaggaaaaggctggcggtagggggactcgtaatcccctgggcagcgctgctagcagcgctgccctggcggattactatcgctggggccattgtggtgggaaaccgccggcctcggaggtgcgaccgcggcgcttccgctgcggtcgtaatgacctgggaagcaccgccagcctgttggcggtgcttccgtcataacagccctggcggtcttgtaccaccagggttgtaatgaccccctaagtattttccTACTCCGActtctgcatcaaaaaattgcaTTTGCCCTCCCCtgcataaagcatttgcacaattcATTTTATTACTTGGACTGATCGTTACTTCTAACAATATCATTACTTCTAACAATATCTAGAAGTAAGCCAAGTAAAACAACATGTGCATTACCTGTACATGTTAAAGTAACTCGCCTCCGCCTATGAAAGACCTCATGTTCTCTCTGTCTATGACCTGAGTTAAGGATTAGGGGCCAGGTTTAGAGCTTGGCGGACAGGGAACTTCATCACAAACCTAACTGAGTACCCTGCTTGCAAAGCTTTTGTCCCTCCACCCTACTTAGAGTTGAGCGGACCACTTCTTTCCAGTGGCGGTGCCCCCATTGGCTCTGTCTATGAAAAGCCTACTATTATGCCCGACAGATTGCTGGCTGTAGAAGCAAGGGCACCACATTGCCTGCCCTATTTAGGACTGATAGTTTAATGTCCTTTATTTGTCTCCTTGTACTGGGAAAAAATCGAAGGTGacgaacagaaaaataaaaatgatgaccAGCACCTACCCAATCCCCACAGGGCtcattacttatttatttttcagaATGAAATTCTTAGTTTGGGagtttgcttttcaaaaacaacAGGTGTGGTGGCTGACTGCCAAAACCAATAGTGGCTGTCTGCTAACAGCTGTTCACCAAACCTTTGGTATCTTCAGAGGCGATAGCGGGTCCTTCAAAGGTATATAGATTACAGCTGAGCTGGTAGTGATCTTTAAATTCGGAGGGCGTAGTCCCATCAGGATGGCATGTGTAATGACCTCTGTCACCCTGACAGATGGCGGACCATCCGCTAAAccctaaatgaggcccttggtcattTTCAGTGTGCCTTTGTGAACTCGTTTGTGTTTATGAATAGGACTCTTGGCAATTGTGATTAACTCCACACTTAACTTACCTGTCTTCCTCTCTTCTTCTCTagagccgcgttgagcatggcgggcGGCGTGGATGGCCCAATCGGGATTCCGTTTCCCGATCACAGCAGTGACATTTTGAGCAGCTTGAATGAGCAGAGAAACTTGGGCCTGCTGTGTGACGTGGTGATACTGGTAGACGATCAGGAGTTCCACAGCCACCGCTCGGTCCTGGCGGCTTTCAGCCACTACTTTAAGAAGCTTTTCACCTCGGGTGCAGTGGTGGACCGGCAGAACGTGTATGTGATAGATTTTGTGAGTGCGGAGGCTCTGTCTGCCCTCCTGGAGTACGCCTACACTGCAACCCTTACAGTCAGCACCTCTAACGTCGCAGATATCCTCAATGCCGCCAACCTGCTGGAAATTCCGTCGGTGACGGAGGTGTGTACGGATCTCTTGGACAGAAACATTCTGGCCAGCGGTGACCAGAAGGAATTAGTAGATCAAATTGATCAGAGAAACTATCTCAAAGCGAAAGAATACCTGGAATTCTTCCAGACAAATCCCATTAATGGACACGAGCCTAACTTTCCATGGACCAACCATGACTTGAGAGAGATTCAGAGACTAAACTTCCAAAGTCCAGACGAGGAAGATGCTGATTGCAACCCAGaggacatttactctcaagaaacatGTGATGATCGACCAAAGGTAACGGGCTGCGACCCAGAGAGCAGCCCCGGCCCCTGGCTAAAGATAGACGAGGACACCAGCCAAGGCCCTTGGCTAAAAAGAGATGATGACGGTAGCCCGGGTTCTTGgctgaagaaagaacaggaggcccCAGGCTCCTTGTACCTCCCATCCCACCTTCCTTCCCAAAACGGACATTACAGTGGACACAGTATGATGatgaaggatgaggaggaagaggacgaggaaGCTGGTAGAGACCAACTGGATGCCATAGACTCTCCAAGTGGCAATCCAGATCTTATAGACACAGAGGAGGCCAGCAGCACCGAGGTGGACAATATGGCTGCCAGTGCCCTGCTGCAGCAAATGATGAATTCCGTAGGAAGGCAGTCTGGCGAGGACGAGCACAAGGACGAAGATGGCGCTATGGATTATTACTTGAGGTATTTCCGTGGCTCTCAAGAGGGCGAAATGTACCCTTCCTGGTCCCAGAAGGTGGAGAAGAAGATCCGGGCCAAAGCATTCCAGAAGTGCCCCATCTGCGAAAAGGTGATACAGGGCGCGGGCAAGCTACCGCGACACATCCGGACCCACACCGGGGAGAAGCCCTACGAGTGCAGCATCTGCAAGGTCCGCTTCACCAGGTAATGTCCTGTCTAAATTGTGAGGTTGAGGGGAGGTGTATGGAATAGTAAGGGGAGCTTGTGTATATTTTGTGGAGAAGGTGAGCAATTTTAAAATGAAGAAGGAAGCGAAGGACTATTGAGGGAGACAGGAAGTGAAATTATCAAGGATACAAGGTGGTGAGTGATGATAGAGAACATCAAAGGTAGACATTGGGGGTGCAAGCGGGTTTAAAGGAAAGGAAAGCAGTTGGCGTACAAGGAGACGGTTGGAAA
This portion of the Pleurodeles waltl isolate 20211129_DDA chromosome 12, aPleWal1.hap1.20221129, whole genome shotgun sequence genome encodes:
- the ZBTB7A gene encoding zinc finger and BTB domain-containing protein 7A — translated: MAGGVDGPIGIPFPDHSSDILSSLNEQRNLGLLCDVVILVDDQEFHSHRSVLAAFSHYFKKLFTSGAVVDRQNVYVIDFVSAEALSALLEYAYTATLTVSTSNVADILNAANLLEIPSVTEVCTDLLDRNILASGDQKELVDQIDQRNYLKAKEYLEFFQTNPINGHEPNFPWTNHDLREIQRLNFQSPDEEDADCNPEDIYSQETCDDRPKVTGCDPESSPGPWLKIDEDTSQGPWLKRDDDGSPGSWLKKEQEAPGSLYLPSHLPSQNGHYSGHSMMMKDEEEEDEEAGRDQLDAIDSPSGNPDLIDTEEASSTEVDNMAASALLQQMMNSVGRQSGEDEHKDEDGAMDYYLRYFRGSQEGEMYPSWSQKVEKKIRAKAFQKCPICEKVIQGAGKLPRHIRTHTGEKPYECSICKVRFTRQDKLKVHMRKHTGEKPYLCQQCGAAFAHNYDLKNHMRVHTGLRPYQCESCLKTFVRSDHLHRHLKKDGCNGIPSRRGRKPRVRDVSGLALCALPVNPGGSCLGTPASVPQPVAQDTREIGQEMHFENSSRNETPGGENVEGSVAGEVAPRLS